From the genome of Segatella hominis, one region includes:
- a CDS encoding efflux RND transporter permease subunit: MKKGNIFIKRPAMAVSVSIIMLVAGIISLFTLPVEQYPDIAPPTVYVSTSYTGADADAVMQSVVMPLEEAINGVENMIYMTSNASNDGSAWISVYFKQGTNPDVAAVNVQNRVARAQGLLPAEVTRVGVSTEKRQNSFLKIAGLTCTNGKYDENFISNYLEINVFPRLKRIEGVGDVQAYSSTYALRVWMKPDVMAQYGLEPDDVNDAINRQSFVAAVGALGEQSKNAFQYTIKYKGRYADVKQFEDIVLKNDKDGNLLRLKDVAKVELGATAYNFKGIIDGKPGVNFQVFPVSGVNMTEVNNNINKALDDMKKDLPDGLKFVTFMDTNDFLFESIHEVVETLVIAILLVILVVYFFLQDFKSTLIPSLSIIVSLVGTFACLKIAGFSINILTLFALVLAIGTVVDDAIVVVEAVQSKFDAGYKSPYLATRDAMSDVTMAVVSCTLVFMAVFIPVTFMGGTAGVFYTQFGITMATAVGLSMVSALTLCPALCALLMRPASGTKGAKSLNGRVKAAYNATYSALLGKYKRGVMFFFRRRWTAWTALGIVVALFAYLISTTRTGLVPQEDKGFIQMFVSASPGTSMEEMGKIMERVEKVVNQQPEVASYARIDGFGGGTGSCYGALFITLKKWGERKGSEHSIGAVIGRMQAGTEAIKEATVFCMEDAMIPGYGEGNAIDLNLQDRTGGDAKVFYDNVQRFLMALNDRKEIAMAFSSYSINFPQYDIDVDAAKCERAGLSSQHVLDVLGGYTGGTYVSNFNKFGKVYRVMSQASPEYRTDEFALNRIFVRTDDGMAPISQFASLRKTVGAEGASRFNLYSSIAANVDVAEGYSTGEAQRAIAEVAKQTLPSGYSYEYGGIAREEAEQGGASTVVVYGLCVMLIFLILVCLYESFLVPFAVILSVPFGLMGSFLFARIFGLENNIYLQTGVIMLIGLLSKTAILITEYASERRRKGMGIVEAAYSAAVARFRPILMTVMTMVIGMLPLVFASGAGANGNRALGTGVVGGLLVGTSALVFVVPLFFIVFQYLQEKYVRGPKHEEADVQTAAEHESFMSIKNNEDEK, from the coding sequence ATGAAAAAAGGCAATATCTTTATAAAGCGTCCGGCGATGGCGGTTTCCGTTTCAATCATAATGTTGGTTGCCGGAATCATTTCGCTGTTCACGCTTCCGGTGGAACAATACCCCGACATTGCGCCGCCCACGGTGTATGTGAGCACCAGTTACACCGGAGCTGATGCCGATGCGGTGATGCAGAGCGTGGTGATGCCGCTTGAGGAGGCAATAAACGGCGTGGAAAACATGATATACATGACCTCGAACGCCTCCAACGACGGTTCGGCTTGGATTTCGGTCTACTTCAAACAGGGCACCAATCCCGATGTGGCTGCCGTGAATGTGCAGAACCGTGTGGCGCGTGCGCAGGGACTTCTGCCTGCCGAAGTAACTCGTGTGGGAGTGAGCACGGAGAAGCGTCAGAACAGTTTCTTGAAGATTGCTGGTCTCACTTGCACCAACGGCAAGTACGACGAGAACTTCATTTCCAACTATTTGGAGATAAATGTGTTCCCCCGGTTGAAGCGCATCGAGGGCGTGGGCGATGTGCAAGCCTACAGCAGCACCTACGCTTTGCGAGTGTGGATGAAGCCCGACGTGATGGCACAATACGGTTTGGAGCCTGACGATGTGAACGACGCCATCAACCGGCAGAGCTTTGTTGCGGCGGTGGGCGCGTTGGGAGAGCAGAGCAAAAACGCTTTCCAATACACAATCAAGTATAAGGGCCGTTATGCAGATGTGAAGCAATTCGAGGACATTGTGCTCAAGAACGACAAAGACGGCAACCTGCTGCGGCTGAAGGATGTGGCGAAAGTGGAACTCGGAGCCACCGCCTACAACTTCAAGGGAATAATCGACGGCAAGCCGGGAGTGAACTTTCAGGTGTTCCCCGTGTCTGGAGTGAACATGACGGAAGTGAACAACAACATCAACAAGGCACTTGACGACATGAAAAAGGACTTGCCCGACGGGCTGAAGTTCGTCACCTTCATGGACACCAACGACTTCCTTTTCGAGTCGATTCACGAAGTTGTGGAGACGCTTGTCATTGCAATTCTGCTCGTGATACTCGTTGTCTACTTCTTCTTGCAGGACTTCAAGAGCACGCTCATACCGTCGCTTTCCATCATAGTGTCGCTTGTCGGCACGTTCGCCTGCCTGAAGATAGCCGGATTTTCCATCAACATCCTCACGCTCTTTGCCCTTGTGCTCGCCATCGGAACGGTGGTTGACGATGCCATCGTGGTGGTGGAAGCAGTGCAGTCGAAGTTCGACGCAGGCTACAAGTCGCCTTATCTTGCCACGCGCGACGCCATGAGCGACGTCACGATGGCGGTGGTTTCCTGCACGCTCGTGTTCATGGCGGTGTTCATCCCCGTCACCTTCATGGGCGGAACGGCAGGCGTCTTCTACACACAGTTCGGCATAACCATGGCCACTGCGGTGGGTCTTTCTATGGTGAGCGCCCTCACTTTGTGCCCGGCATTGTGTGCACTGCTCATGCGCCCGGCATCGGGAACTAAGGGAGCGAAGAGTCTCAACGGCAGGGTGAAGGCGGCTTACAACGCCACTTACAGCGCCTTGCTCGGCAAATACAAGCGTGGCGTGATGTTCTTCTTCCGTCGCCGGTGGACGGCATGGACGGCTCTCGGCATCGTGGTGGCGCTGTTTGCCTACCTCATCAGCACCACGCGCACAGGACTTGTGCCTCAGGAGGACAAGGGATTCATACAGATGTTCGTTTCGGCTTCGCCCGGAACCTCGATGGAGGAAATGGGAAAGATAATGGAACGTGTGGAGAAAGTGGTGAACCAGCAGCCCGAAGTGGCAAGCTATGCACGCATCGACGGTTTCGGAGGAGGCACGGGCTCGTGCTACGGTGCGCTCTTCATAACGCTGAAAAAGTGGGGAGAACGCAAGGGAAGCGAGCACAGCATAGGGGCGGTTATCGGCCGTATGCAGGCCGGAACGGAAGCCATAAAGGAAGCCACGGTGTTCTGCATGGAGGACGCAATGATTCCCGGCTACGGCGAGGGCAACGCCATCGACCTGAATTTGCAGGATCGCACGGGCGGCGATGCCAAGGTGTTCTACGACAATGTGCAGCGCTTTCTCATGGCGCTCAACGACCGTAAGGAGATTGCAATGGCTTTCTCGTCTTACAGCATCAACTTTCCGCAGTACGACATTGATGTGGATGCGGCGAAGTGCGAGCGTGCCGGTTTGTCGTCGCAGCATGTGCTCGACGTGCTCGGCGGATACACCGGCGGCACTTATGTGAGCAACTTCAACAAGTTCGGCAAGGTCTACCGCGTGATGTCGCAGGCTTCGCCGGAATACCGCACCGACGAGTTTGCACTCAACCGCATCTTCGTGCGCACCGACGACGGCATGGCTCCCATAAGCCAGTTTGCCTCGCTCCGCAAGACGGTGGGCGCAGAAGGGGCGAGCCGCTTCAACCTTTACAGTTCGATTGCGGCAAACGTGGATGTGGCAGAAGGCTACTCCACGGGCGAAGCGCAGCGCGCCATCGCCGAAGTGGCAAAGCAGACGCTCCCGTCGGGCTACTCTTACGAATACGGCGGCATTGCCCGCGAGGAGGCGGAGCAGGGCGGCGCGTCGACAGTTGTGGTCTACGGACTCTGCGTTATGCTCATCTTCCTCATTCTTGTGTGCCTTTACGAGAGTTTCCTTGTGCCGTTTGCGGTGATTCTCAGCGTGCCGTTCGGACTGATGGGAAGTTTCCTCTTCGCACGCATCTTCGGTTTGGAGAACAACATCTATCTTCAGACTGGTGTCATAATGCTCATCGGTCTGCTTTCCAAGACGGCCATTCTTATCACTGAATACGCCTCGGAGCGCCGCCGCAAGGGCATGGGCATTGTTGAGGCTGCCTACAGTGCGGCCGTGGCGCGGTTCCGCCCGATATTGATGACGGTGATGACGATGGTTATAGGAATGCTTCCGCTCGTCTTCGCCTCGGGGGCGGGAGCCAACGGCAACCGTGCTTTGGGCACCGGAGTGGTGGGTGGACTGCTTGTGGGCACGTCGGCATTGGTTTTCGTCGTCCCCTTGTTCTTCATCGTGTTCCAGTATCTTCAGGAGAAATACGTGAGAGGACCGAAGCACGAAGAGGCTGATGTGCAGACGGCGGCGGAGCATGAATCGTTTATGAGCATAAAAAACAATGAAGATGAAAAATAA
- a CDS encoding efflux RND transporter periplasmic adaptor subunit, with protein MKQTFILLSALCAAVLVGCGGKGDSAQNGENGNNGGKQWKTMVVKRSDTEVSQLFPASIQGRQDIEIRPQVQGKIVSVNVSEGQEVKRGQALFVIDPVPFRAALAQASAQVRAAMASSATARLNYESRKRLFDQKVVSKHDLLLAYNSWLDAQAQVSLARASEASARNNLSYTVVRSPGNGVVGVLPFRQGALVGPEITQPLTTVSDNSEMYVYFSMDENQLLGLLRKYGSMAKAVSLMDSVGLMLSDGGMYVRQGKVSSISGVINKSTGSVSLRADFANPGRLLHSGATGNVVMKNKYNGVIVIPQSATVTLQDKLIVYRVVSGKAVSTAVSVAPYNDGRTYIVLSGLKPGDEIVADGAGLVQEGMAINK; from the coding sequence ATGAAGCAGACTTTTATTCTGTTGTCGGCTCTTTGCGCCGCCGTTCTTGTGGGATGCGGCGGCAAAGGAGATTCCGCCCAGAACGGAGAAAACGGCAATAACGGCGGCAAACAGTGGAAAACCATGGTGGTGAAGCGTTCCGACACCGAGGTGTCGCAGCTCTTCCCTGCATCCATTCAGGGCCGGCAGGACATTGAGATACGCCCCCAAGTGCAGGGCAAGATAGTGTCGGTGAACGTGAGCGAAGGTCAGGAGGTGAAGCGCGGGCAGGCGTTGTTCGTTATCGACCCGGTGCCTTTCCGCGCCGCTTTGGCTCAGGCTTCGGCCCAAGTGCGCGCCGCTATGGCGAGTTCGGCCACTGCCCGGCTCAATTACGAGAGTCGCAAGCGCCTGTTTGACCAAAAGGTCGTGTCGAAACACGACCTTCTGTTAGCTTACAACTCATGGCTCGACGCTCAGGCTCAGGTGAGTTTGGCGCGCGCTTCAGAGGCAAGTGCCCGCAACAATCTGTCTTACACCGTTGTGAGGAGTCCCGGCAACGGCGTTGTTGGCGTGCTGCCGTTCCGCCAAGGAGCCTTGGTGGGGCCTGAAATCACGCAGCCTCTCACCACCGTGTCGGACAATTCCGAGATGTATGTCTACTTCTCCATGGACGAAAACCAACTCTTGGGACTGCTGCGCAAATACGGTTCCATGGCAAAGGCGGTCAGTTTGATGGACAGCGTGGGCTTGATGCTGAGCGACGGAGGCATGTATGTCAGGCAAGGCAAGGTGTCGAGCATCAGCGGAGTAATCAACAAAAGCACGGGAAGCGTGTCGCTTCGCGCCGATTTTGCCAACCCCGGACGCCTGCTTCACAGTGGCGCCACGGGCAATGTGGTGATGAAAAACAAGTATAACGGAGTGATTGTCATTCCCCAGTCGGCCACCGTCACTTTGCAGGACAAGCTCATTGTCTACCGGGTCGTGAGCGGAAAGGCCGTCTCCACAGCCGTGAGTGTTGCGCCTTATAACGACGGCCGCACCTACATAGTGCTTTCGGGACTGAAGCCAGGCGACGAGATTGTTGCCGACGGAGCAGGACTTGTGCAGGAAGGAATGGCTATAAACAAATAA
- a CDS encoding UpxY family transcription antiterminator, which produces MKVDEWTSEDGHTPGGGEFPPCAGLTSNALPEARSDVSAESSQTGVSTRSVHILSKSKVQKEEEIPHWYALRTTYGREKKAYDYMTAKGITAFYPTTDTVKLIKGKRKVVTESRLPNIFFAYSTEEQLKSFVYDNVNLPFLRFYYRHVHVGRRIEKIPLIVPDYQMESLKIICAADADNTIVSLGEVPKFEKGQLVKVIDGAFKGVIGRVARWQGQQRVGVVVDDLVTVVTAYIPSAFLEMHL; this is translated from the coding sequence ATGAAAGTCGATGAATGGACATCAGAAGATGGACACACCCCAGGAGGTGGTGAATTCCCTCCTTGCGCTGGACTTACCTCCAACGCCCTCCCCGAAGCTCGAAGCGATGTTTCCGCTGAGAGCTCACAAACAGGGGTGTCCACCAGAAGTGTCCATATATTAAGTAAGTCTAAAGTACAAAAGGAGGAAGAAATTCCTCATTGGTATGCTTTGCGCACCACCTATGGTAGAGAGAAAAAAGCATACGACTACATGACAGCCAAAGGTATCACGGCTTTCTATCCTACTACAGATACTGTAAAACTCATAAAAGGTAAGCGCAAAGTTGTTACCGAGTCTCGTTTACCCAACATCTTCTTCGCCTACAGTACCGAAGAACAACTCAAATCTTTCGTTTACGACAACGTAAACCTCCCATTTCTCCGCTTTTATTATCGCCACGTCCACGTTGGACGTAGAATAGAGAAGATTCCATTGATAGTTCCCGACTATCAGATGGAAAGTCTCAAAATCATCTGTGCTGCCGATGCGGACAATACCATCGTATCATTAGGTGAAGTGCCAAAGTTCGAAAAAGGACAGTTGGTAAAGGTGATTGATGGTGCATTTAAGGGCGTGATAGGAAGAGTTGCAAGATGGCAAGGGCAACAAAGAGTTGGCGTTGTGGTAGATGATTTGGTGACTGTTGTGACCGCGTATATACCAAGTGCTTTTTTAGAAATGCACTTATGA
- the tnpC gene encoding IS66 family transposase, protein MNNNVTDIFQALKNLEGKISSLEKTVDDQQECICNLTRINDRLRKENRILKNRLAKYESPDKDSNNSSVPPSKERMSDEVKRRTKTLRKPTGRKPGGQFGHDGNTLLKSESPDSIIDISANYCTQCGHSLEDCERILDYVTQVITLPELKPVIKEIRHYKTICNKCGATVQSHKPRKRGGNAVIYDASVKSLAVYLSVVQFLPYGRIENIFHEIFGIELTQGSLVNWINDAKAKALPAIEKIKECIMQSAVVGFDESGCYCNKRLDWAWIAQTVYFTLLFRGNGRSSKELTDRFGDSLERMIAVTDRHSAYFALHFLNHQVCLAHILRELQYLNEVDDKQQWSRRIENILQQAIHERNEHPQDIIPKDPWLKRLDDTLKQSVTSLGKDFQRLKNGLIKCRDYMFNFLEDPLIPSDNNDSERGIRKLKIKLKNSGTFRSELGADAFLELHSIVETAKKHDLSPYKAIRALWGSTDSYAMAFAE, encoded by the coding sequence ATGAACAATAATGTTACAGATATATTCCAGGCTCTCAAGAATTTGGAGGGTAAGATTTCGTCATTGGAAAAAACCGTTGACGACCAACAGGAGTGTATCTGTAACTTAACCCGCATAAATGACCGTCTACGCAAGGAAAACCGCATTCTGAAGAATCGCTTAGCGAAATATGAGTCTCCAGACAAGGACAGCAACAACAGCAGTGTTCCTCCAAGCAAGGAGCGTATGAGTGACGAGGTGAAAAGGCGTACCAAGACTTTAAGAAAACCAACAGGCAGAAAACCCGGAGGACAGTTCGGGCATGACGGAAACACTCTGCTAAAGTCAGAATCCCCCGACAGCATAATAGATATTAGTGCCAACTACTGTACCCAGTGTGGACATTCTCTTGAGGACTGTGAACGTATCCTGGATTATGTAACTCAGGTGATAACCTTGCCGGAATTGAAACCAGTCATCAAGGAGATCAGACACTACAAGACGATATGCAATAAATGTGGAGCTACGGTACAGTCACACAAGCCACGAAAACGCGGAGGCAACGCCGTCATATACGATGCCAGCGTAAAGTCACTTGCCGTGTATCTTTCTGTCGTGCAATTTCTTCCTTATGGACGGATTGAGAACATATTTCACGAGATATTCGGCATTGAACTGACGCAAGGCTCACTTGTAAACTGGATTAACGACGCGAAAGCCAAGGCACTGCCGGCAATTGAGAAAATAAAGGAATGCATCATGCAGTCTGCCGTTGTTGGCTTTGACGAGTCGGGATGCTACTGCAACAAGAGACTTGATTGGGCTTGGATTGCTCAAACCGTCTATTTCACCTTGCTGTTCAGGGGGAATGGACGGAGCAGCAAGGAACTGACGGACAGATTTGGCGATTCACTTGAGCGTATGATTGCGGTAACAGACCGTCACAGTGCATATTTTGCATTGCATTTCTTGAATCACCAAGTGTGTCTTGCCCACATTCTGCGAGAACTGCAATATCTGAATGAGGTTGATGACAAACAGCAGTGGTCAAGGCGCATTGAAAACATTCTGCAACAGGCCATACATGAACGTAACGAGCATCCGCAAGACATCATTCCTAAAGATCCGTGGCTTAAAAGGCTTGATGATACACTCAAGCAGAGTGTCACAAGTCTTGGCAAAGACTTTCAGCGTTTGAAGAACGGATTGATTAAGTGCAGAGACTACATGTTCAATTTTCTTGAAGACCCTTTGATACCGTCAGACAACAACGACAGTGAACGTGGCATTAGAAAACTGAAAATCAAATTGAAAAACTCTGGCACATTCCGGTCAGAACTTGGAGCTGACGCTTTTTTGGAACTGCACTCTATTGTAGAAACAGCAAAAAAGCATGACTTATCACCATATAAAGCTATCCGTGCCCTTTGGGGGAGCACGGACAGCTATGCTATGGCATTCGCTGAATAG
- a CDS encoding glycoside hydrolase family protein: protein MAQNKTPTNDSQSQTDLGIFALPPFERAVRCIKYYEGWHDIKRNYPYIGWGHRILPHEKFKKNLTYQQANTLLRSDLTKLCAMFRKYGKDSLLLAVLAYNVGPYKILGNKRFPKSRLLQKIERGLRDIEKDYLDFCRWRGKCIPSIKRRRMTELQLLYIP, encoded by the coding sequence GTGGCACAGAACAAAACACCTACAAACGATAGCCAAAGCCAAACCGACTTGGGCATCTTTGCTTTGCCACCCTTTGAGCGAGCCGTGCGGTGCATCAAGTATTACGAGGGATGGCACGATATTAAGCGCAACTATCCCTATATCGGATGGGGACATCGGATATTGCCACATGAAAAGTTCAAGAAGAATCTTACTTATCAGCAAGCCAATACTCTGTTGCGTTCAGACCTCACCAAGTTATGCGCCATGTTCCGCAAGTATGGCAAGGACTCACTACTCCTTGCCGTACTTGCCTACAATGTCGGCCCCTACAAAATATTAGGGAACAAAAGATTTCCGAAGAGCCGTCTCCTGCAAAAGATTGAACGAGGATTGCGTGACATAGAAAAAGATTACCTTGACTTTTGCAGATGGAGAGGCAAATGCATTCCGTCCATCAAAAGGCGAAGAATGACAGAACTTCAATTGTTATACATCCCATAA
- a CDS encoding type IV secretory system conjugative DNA transfer family protein yields the protein MEESKELQGFYKIFRAVIYISVLMEFFEYAIDPRAIDGFGGVVCDLHDRIKQWFIYHDGNLVYSKVVTFLLVCITCVGTRNKKHLEFDARRQVLYPLVSGVLLLAMSVWLFGYTMDTRLYTLRLNTILYMVTTIIGTVLVHVALDNISKFLKEGLMKDRFNFENESFEQCQKEEYNKYSVNIPMRYYYKGKFRKGWVNIVNPFRGTWVVGTPGSGKTFSIIEPFIRQHSAKGFAMVVYDYKFPTLATKLYYHYKKNQQLGKLPKGCKFNIINFVDVEYSKRVNPIQQKYINNLAAASETAETLLESLQKGKKEGGGGSDQFFQTSAVNFLAACIYFFINYGKEPYDKDGKMLIAEKVLDPKTMQMKPTGKVFNHAGEEVEPAYWLGKYSDMPHILSFLNESYQTIFNVLETDNEVAPLLGPFQTALKNKAMEQLEGMIGTLRVYTSRLATKESYWIFHKDGDDFDLKVSDPKTPSYLLIANDPEMESIIGALNALILNRLVTRVNTGQGKNIPVSIIVDELPTLYFHKIDRLIGTARSNKVSVALGFQELPQLEADYGKVGMQKIITTVGNVVSGSARSKETLEWLSSDIFGKVVQLKKGVTIDRDKTSINLNENMDSLVPASKISDMPTGWICGQTARDFVATKTGMNGSMNIQESDEFKTSKFYCKTDFNMADIKKEESEYMPLPKFYTFKSRDERERILYKNFVQVGEDVKAMISEIFNKKNAK from the coding sequence ATGGAAGAAAGCAAGGAGTTACAAGGATTTTACAAGATATTCAGGGCGGTCATCTACATATCCGTGTTGATGGAGTTCTTTGAGTATGCCATAGACCCAAGGGCGATAGACGGCTTTGGCGGTGTGGTGTGTGACCTGCACGACCGTATCAAGCAGTGGTTCATCTACCATGACGGCAACCTGGTGTATAGCAAGGTGGTGACATTCCTCTTGGTGTGCATCACCTGTGTAGGCACAAGAAACAAGAAGCACCTGGAGTTCGATGCCCGAAGACAGGTGCTCTACCCCTTGGTGAGTGGTGTGCTGCTGTTGGCAATGTCCGTGTGGCTCTTCGGCTATACGATGGACACTCGTCTCTATACCCTAAGATTGAACACCATTCTCTATATGGTGACAACCATCATCGGAACAGTGCTGGTGCATGTAGCCTTGGATAATATCTCGAAGTTCCTGAAGGAAGGGCTGATGAAAGACCGTTTTAACTTTGAGAACGAGAGTTTCGAGCAGTGCCAGAAGGAGGAATATAACAAATACAGCGTGAATATCCCTATGCGCTACTACTATAAGGGTAAGTTCCGCAAGGGATGGGTGAACATCGTAAACCCATTCCGTGGCACTTGGGTAGTGGGTACACCGGGTAGCGGTAAGACATTCTCCATCATCGAGCCATTCATCCGTCAACACAGTGCAAAAGGCTTTGCCATGGTCGTTTACGATTACAAGTTCCCGACCTTGGCAACAAAACTATACTACCATTACAAGAAGAACCAACAGCTCGGTAAACTGCCAAAGGGCTGCAAGTTCAACATCATCAACTTTGTGGATGTGGAATACTCCAAGCGAGTGAACCCGATACAGCAAAAGTACATCAATAATTTGGCAGCAGCGAGCGAGACTGCAGAGACATTGCTTGAATCTCTGCAAAAGGGCAAGAAAGAAGGCGGAGGCGGCAGCGACCAGTTCTTCCAGACCTCAGCTGTCAACTTCCTCGCCGCCTGTATCTACTTCTTCATCAACTATGGCAAGGAACCATACGACAAGGACGGCAAGATGCTGATAGCAGAGAAAGTACTTGATCCGAAGACCATGCAGATGAAGCCGACCGGAAAGGTGTTTAACCATGCAGGAGAAGAAGTGGAGCCAGCCTATTGGTTGGGCAAGTACAGCGATATGCCCCACATTCTCAGTTTTTTGAACGAAAGTTACCAGACCATCTTCAATGTGTTGGAAACCGACAACGAGGTAGCACCATTGCTCGGTCCGTTCCAAACCGCATTGAAGAACAAGGCGATGGAGCAGTTGGAGGGTATGATTGGTACACTGCGTGTCTATACCTCACGCCTTGCCACCAAGGAAAGCTATTGGATATTTCACAAGGACGGTGATGACTTCGACCTGAAGGTCAGTGACCCGAAGACCCCAAGCTATCTGCTGATAGCCAATGACCCGGAGATGGAGAGTATCATTGGAGCATTGAACGCCCTAATCCTCAACCGACTGGTGACACGAGTGAACACAGGACAAGGCAAGAACATCCCTGTGAGCATCATTGTGGACGAGTTACCAACACTCTACTTCCATAAGATAGACCGACTGATAGGTACAGCCCGAAGCAACAAGGTGAGCGTAGCCTTGGGATTCCAGGAACTGCCACAGCTGGAAGCAGACTATGGAAAGGTGGGTATGCAGAAGATCATCACCACCGTAGGCAATGTGGTGAGCGGTTCGGCACGAAGCAAGGAAACGCTGGAATGGCTATCCTCTGACATTTTTGGAAAGGTGGTGCAACTGAAGAAAGGCGTGACCATCGATAGAGACAAGACGAGCATCAACCTGAATGAGAATATGGACAGTCTTGTACCAGCCAGTAAAATCTCGGACATGCCGACAGGATGGATCTGCGGTCAGACGGCAAGGGACTTTGTGGCAACCAAGACCGGCATGAATGGTAGTATGAACATACAGGAGAGCGATGAGTTCAAGACTAGTAAGTTCTATTGCAAGACCGACTTTAATATGGCAGACATCAAGAAAGAAGAAAGCGAGTATATGCCACTGCCCAAGTTCTACACCTTCAAGAGCCGTGATGAGCGTGAGCGCATCCTCTATAAGAACTTTGTACAAGTTGGCGAGGACGTGAAAGCCATGATATCGGAGATATTCAACAAGAAGAATGCCAAGTGA
- the traN gene encoding conjugative transposon protein TraN, which produces MAQQTSAESYQPSTYQEMEQLTVNEQVTTVITASEPIRFVDISTDKIAGDQPINNTVRLKPKEGMHEDGEVLAIVTIVTERYRTQYALLYTTRLQEAVTDKEIQQIEKNAYNNPAVTLSSTDMARYARQIWSSEAHVNNVKTKAHKMVMKLNNIYSSGDYFFLDFSVENKTDIPFDIDQIRLKLTDKKTAKATNSQMVELHPVFTLEQTKRFRYGYRNVIVIRKMTFPNDKQLTIEMTENQISGRTISLKVNYSDVLSADSFNPIFLK; this is translated from the coding sequence ATGGCACAACAGACCAGTGCAGAGAGCTATCAGCCCAGCACCTACCAGGAGATGGAGCAGCTGACTGTGAACGAGCAAGTGACTACAGTCATTACGGCAAGCGAACCCATCCGCTTTGTGGATATATCCACCGACAAGATAGCAGGAGACCAACCCATCAACAATACTGTGCGATTGAAGCCCAAGGAAGGAATGCATGAAGATGGTGAAGTGCTTGCTATCGTAACTATTGTGACGGAACGCTATCGCACCCAGTATGCGCTACTCTATACCACCAGACTGCAAGAGGCAGTGACGGATAAGGAGATACAACAGATAGAAAAGAATGCCTATAACAATCCTGCGGTCACATTGTCCTCTACGGATATGGCTCGTTATGCTCGTCAGATTTGGAGTTCGGAAGCCCATGTGAACAATGTGAAGACCAAAGCCCATAAAATGGTGATGAAACTGAATAATATCTATTCGTCAGGTGACTATTTCTTCTTGGACTTCTCGGTGGAGAACAAGACAGACATACCGTTTGACATAGACCAAATACGATTGAAGCTGACGGATAAGAAGACAGCCAAGGCAACCAACTCACAGATGGTAGAGTTGCATCCAGTGTTCACATTGGAGCAGACCAAGCGATTCCGCTATGGCTACCGCAATGTGATAGTCATTCGGAAGATGACATTCCCGAATGACAAGCAATTAACCATCGAAATGACGGAGAACCAAATCAGCGGTCGCACCATATCGCTGAAAGTGAACTATAGCGATGTGTTGTCGGCAGACTCATTCAATCCGATTTTTCTAAAATAG